The genomic region ACAAGCTTTTACAGCCAAGCTGTAACTGGCTCAGCCATTCTAAGACGATTTCAGAGGCGAACTCCAGATTGTTTCCGTTTCAATGCAATTGCTGCTATATGCACAATCTGTCAAACAGGATTGGCAACCCTTTAAAGCGCCCACGTAAAATAAAAATTTCCATGTCAGGAACAGCATTCAAAGATTTACAGGGCCATACATCCTGGAAAAGTAACTAGCATGGTACATAAGTTATAGCGCATCTCAGGCTCACATCACCTATTCCTCTTGTTGTTTGTTGGATACAACGACCATGAAGGAAGAAgaaaccaagaagaagaagaagatgatgtctgCAAAGAAGAGATCCATGTCTGGAAAAGGGAAGAGGCGAAGCGCCAGGTTGCTCAAGCTCGAGGAGCAGAAGAATGATGACAAGGATGGTGGCTGCATCCTAGATCCCTGGCACATCATCCGGAATAGCTTCTCCTGCGCCGCGCAAGGGAAGAGAAAAAGGAATGACCAAGTCCAGGTAAAAATTTCCATCAAAGCTATGAATTTGTTTTCTCTCTCCCGGTTGATCTGTTCATTCATCTACATCTTTCTTCACAAGTTACAGGGAGAAGCTTCGTGTGGCCAAGAGATCGATGCGGCATATACCGGTAAGTGATCACCGCCTTGTTTTCTGATGGCATGCTGATGCTGCCTGTGTGTGCATGCGTGAATCCAGTTAATTTTGTTTCAGATAACATGTCAGGCAAGGACGCGACATCGGAGCAGATCATCGACTACATTCTCAACATGCTGGAGCTGTAAGCTTGGGACTATGTGTAtatcttttcttttcctgttttGCTACAGCACAAGCGATGTTGCGTTGATGAGAGAGTGGCCGTAGATGGGGGAGGAAAGGGCGGCGGCAAGAGGGCTAGAAGATGAGGATGTGATAAGGAAAGTTGGGGTTAGGTGAAGAAAACGAATTATAACCATTGAATGGAAAGCATGCGGCTAAAGGAGGTTACTAGGATTTTAAGAAAAAAATGCAATTGTGCTACGGCAAGACCCCTTTCGGTTTGAATAGAGCTCATGTGACTGGAATTCTCTTAAATTTAAATCaccttgcttcttcctcctcccctctagTGGCATGAGGTGGAGCTCACAACCGGCGGTAAGGAGATGGCCGTAAAGAGAGGCCTGGGGCTGGGGGCATTGGCGCGGGAGAAGAGCTGCCACCACCTGGACATAGAGAGATGTTTGTGTGCGTGTGCGGAGAGGAGGGGGGGAGGGGTCATGTAGAGAGCAAGGTGAGGAGGGGAAGGGGGCTGCGTGACTagctatgggggggggggggtcaaagaGCGGGTTGAGGAGCAAATGATGCGGAGTGATCGGATATAGGGAGAAGAGGGCGACGGTGGCAACCAGAGAGCTGAATGACGAGGAGGACAGTAAATATAGAAAGTTAAGGGTTTAGGGGGATAAGGCGAAACATAGGAAGGTCTTTTTTGTTGGATGGAACTCATGTGAAGAGCAAAAAAGAGAAATTGTGGAAATCATGTGGCTTGGCTAAAGAAAGATTTTTGAAACTAGCTTGGCTAAAGAAAGTGACCAGGCAACTGTACTCAAGCATCTCTTTCTTGTTGGTCGGGCTGTGGCGTTGTGTATCGGGAGCACAAGCGCGAACCTGGAAGGTCTTTTTTACATGCGTTTTGTTTGTCCCGTTGCAGGAGAGACAGACTTGAGTTGTTTGCGATGCCGGATGACATCCAGGTAAACCATGCTCGCATGAACAAGGCACGTCTGAAATTTCCCCTCGCGATTTATAAATGGAAAcgttgacatatttcttgtttcATCTTGACATGGTGGTGCAGGTGGGTGATTGCACGGAACGGGTAGAGAGGCCCGGCGATTTCGCGACGTTAAGGCAGAAGAACACAGATGGCACCTACAAGACGCTAGAGCAATTCGAGGTCAGCCCGTCTCATTCATTGTTCCTgttgtttatttttctttctttctttctttctttctttctttatttatttatttatagatagatagagaaatgAACATTTGGTTCCATGATCTTCATGTGCAGAAGGATGTGTACATGGTGTTCCAGAAGGCAATGTCCATAAACAGCCAGGACACCATACCTTACAAAGAGGTTAGTCGGTCGTTCATTCCTCAATTAAGCAACCATACTATACGTTGCATGCATGccagaatgaatgcatgaatgttTGTTTTTGGTGCAGGCCGTGGCGTTGCTGGATCAAGCCAAGCAGGTTTTCCTGTCCCTCAAGAAGAACCGGATGTACTCCGAGTCGGACCTCCTGGCCTGGCGTCACAAGCAACTCGACGCCGGGCCCAGCAAGGCAGCGAGAGATCAACAAGGCGGCGATGCTGCTGTTACACCTGCACAGCAGCGGCCCAGCATCACGCCGCTGAGGAAGAAGGCCGGCGAGAAGAAACACCAGATCGGCAAGGGAGGAATCAGAAGCACGCCATCGCCGGTAAAGAGAGCAAGAAAAGGTAATGAGTCGATGAGACGACATCGATCCAATGCACATCCAAAGAGAACATTGCTGAATGCTGACGTGATGGCGCTGGCCACAGGGTTCGCAGCAGCGACAACGGAACCTGGTGGCGCCAGGGAGCTCAAAAGGAGGCTCACTTACAACGATGTCGCTGGTCGGGCAACGCCGGTGACGCTGCCGCCGCCTGCCTTCCGAGATGGGCAAGCTACCGTCGTTTATGTATGTAAAATATACTCTACTACTCCTATAGTAGGAGTAACAATCATGGATGCGTGGGAACTGAAGCAAGTTTTGGTGCAGCAACATGCGCAGGTGCAGGGAGGGCACACGTACCAGGAAAGCCTCCGGCGCTACGTGCGGGACGCAGGGCTCAAGGCAAGGCTGGCCACCGAGTTTAAGATCCTCGAATGTGACACTCGGGGCAGGCACAACCCCTCGCCGGCCTCCTACTGGAACGGTTTCGCCCCCAACGCCGGCACCTACTACCCCTcaagtgccgccgccgccgcctccaccgcgctcCGCACAATGTCACCGGCGTCCGGTGGCGAGCGGCCTTTTCCGGATTGCAAGCTGGAGACGGACGACCTGCTCAGCCTCGTCATGCTCATGGGCACGCCCGCCTTCTTGGAGAGAGCTAAGCACATGTTTGGTTACACGGCCGCTGAGGACAGCTCCAAGGTGACCAGAGCGGCCGGCGACGCAAAGGTCGCCGTCACAGAAGCGCCACAGACGAGTGAGCCAGGCGATCCGGCGGCAGCCACTTTCGGACCGTTCGCTCCGCCCAAGTTGCCCCTTAGCCGGCTGGGCTTCAGCCAGTTCGCCGGCTCTTCGGCCCAGCCGTTCATGGTGAAGTCGAATTCTGCCGGGGAGAAGAGACGAGAATGAAGGACGAACCCAACTCCAGCAAGTTCACTCCGTCCATTTTGTGTCGTGTCCTTGACTCCCATTATATCGCTCAGCGTCAGCGGGGAAATGATAGTATTATTTTAGAATAATAATTGCAACTAGCATCTCTTTTCTATCTAAACTTAGTCAGACACCTGAGGTTGCTCATCATCAAATGTATGCAAGTTCCAAAACCATCACAGACTTCAGATATACACAAGACTTTCTGCCACAGGCCAACatatttttttttttttgccaagAAATAACATACCGGAAGTAATTAACATGCCACAACAGTTGTTTTCTGATTGCTACCCAAGCATATTAGCAGACTGGACTCCTTTCTCTTATGTTTTTCTTAAAGGAAACACTGGCATATTACCTTCTTAACACGTATGTAGCTCGTTGCCACTCTCAAAGCATCGCACGGCTGTAAACGCCACCTACACCGtaacaattactgcatcagccaACTTCAAGAGGTCTCGCAAACTTAAAACAAGAAGCAGCAGCAGGACCTACAGTATGAATGGCAGCTGCATTTATCAACCTTTCCAGGTATCCTTGATGTTCCTGACCGTCCTCAGCGCTTCAACTGCCGACTTGGCACCAAATTTTGCCTGCAGAATCAAGGATACAGTCACCAAATGTGTGCCGTTTGTATTACAGAAGCATAGTAACTAGCGGGTGTGCTTTATGGACCTGTATTTCAGGCAGATCAACACGCATGAAGGTGTTTATCTCAAACTCATCTCCTATAGTTGAGGGAACCGTCGGTTGATTTGCCTCACGCTGCTTTTGAGCCCATTCCAGTTTCTGCTTCATTTTTTCATTCTCTGGCTCGACTGTCAGCATGAATTGTAGGCTCTTTACAGTGTACTGTGAGATACAATGAAATAATAAGAGCAGAGTATACATCACTTATCTGTTCAAGCATATCATATTAGCGACACATAACACAAATTATTGTTGGGTGCGCACATGGAGTTAATGGCAAAGGTGTTTTCAGGATGTTTTTTAGAAAGAATAGTGTGACACTGACATGAACACTTTTTACATAACATAGGAAGCCAGATTGCAACAATTTGAGCCAGACAGAAAATGTATAAGTATTATATTTTAGTTAAGGATCCATATACTAAACTCATTCAGAATTCATGTTTTCACATGCACTCCAGAACCTAAAGCATACGTCATCTTCTATAACTCAAGTTTAAAAGGAGGCCAAAACAATCAACGGAACAGCATAGAGGATGTAGAGAGTGGCATGATAGCTAAACTACCACTTGTCGATGTTGAACACATGTAACAGACACACACCGAACCGAACAACTAATTAAGGAATATATCTGCTACACTTTTGAGTATATAAGTTTCACTGAAGATTCATATTCGTCAAAAATGAAGGCCTGTTATTCCAGAAAGAGCTAAGAAACTTGCCTCATGGCCACAGTAAACACGAGTTGACTTAGGCAGCGAGCCCAGTGTAACACAAAGGGACTGGTACATTTGCTCTGCCGTACCCTCGAAAAATCTCCCACAACCAGCAATGAACTGTGCTTCAAAAAATGGTCAGGTATTTAACATGGAGAAGAGCAATTATTATGTAATGTGTATACTAACCAAGGTGTCTCCAGTAAATACTGCTGGGTCTTCCTCCTCTTTGCTAGTAACGTAGTAGCTAATATGACCTTTTGTATGACTGttggaaatataaaaacagtaaggacCACCAAATCAAGAAAATAACAAAGTTGATAATTCACAGAGCAAACATACAAAAGGTTCCAACACCATTCAAATCAGTAATCCTAGTAAAATCCATGAAGTAGTAGTGCTATTATATGATTTATTTATTCAAGCGGATGCACATCTTTGAATAATTCAGTGTCCTTATACACAAAAGGTTTTATTTCTTATCTTTTAAAGCTTACGTGATCCGGAAAATAGAAACCATACTAATCATATAAGTAAACTAATGAGGAGGTGAGAACTATGTTACATGGCAAGAAGGTAACAACTCATACCATGGCGTATGTAGGCACAGTATCTCAATTTCCTTCCCAATGGATAACTTAGTTCCGTTTTCCACCTGATCAGTGCAGCCTTTAACATTGTCCATGGATCCCCCATAGACCTTAATCCCTGGCACCAGCAGCCTCATCTTCTCATTGCCACCAGCATGATCCCTAGAAACATAAATAATCATTACCAGCTCACTACATGATTGCAACTATACCTGACGATTATAGCACATATGAAGTAAATCATCATTACCAGCTCACTAGATAGTTCCAATAACACCTTTTAGCACATATTGAGTACtctctctgtcccataatataagatgtttttgcaagctaacccagcttgcaaaaacgtctttatTGTGGGACAAAGGGGGTACTACTTATCTTCTACCTACTGCCAGATAGGTACCTTGAAAGCATCAAAATGTTTTCTTCATCAGTCTTTATTTGTATTAGAAACGCCGCGTGTAGTACGAATGGAATACGCCAATTACTTACACTGCATATTCAGTGGAGTGCCCACATAGCTCTTTCATCATTGTGTAATTTATTACTTCATTTCTCTTCAGCCATTTCTTATGTATGATTCTACTTTGTATCGTTCTCTACATGATTGCTAATGAATCGTACAAATATATGTTGGTTTAGCACATACTAATATTCTGTTCAACTTAGGGATGAAAAGGGAGTGGAAACTTTCCGGATTTTCCATGGAAAAACGGTGATGAAGAAGAAATACGGAAACAGAATATtgtggaatggaaatggaaatggaatttcTTACGCTGAACGAAACGGCGTTTTCCGGCAGAAATTCCATTTCCGTAAATACGGAACTTTCCGTTTCCCCATGGCTAGGCTACTATGTGGCTCAGTCCAGCACTCAATAAAACACATGTTGTGGCCCAACATCCAGATCGCTAATACCTAACGTAGTCTCCTTATACGTGTCACTATCCCCAGCAGGCCAGCCTACACCCTCCTGCCCATCCTCGCTGCACTGTCCAGGCGCCTCCACGTGGTGCGGCTGGTTTAAGAGATCATCGAAAGACGTTGTAGTCATATAAACTGGAATAGCTTGTTAGTTTGCTTGTGTTTTTCGAAATCATTAAAGGGGTCTTTTAGTTCCGGCGAACATACGGATTTGTATCACGTCCGCACCGTATTCATTACCGGTAATATCTCTTTCCGTATTCGTTTCCACTTCCGgaaaaaaaaaataagaaaacaaaTGCGGCAACACTCAGTTCCGTCTGTTTCCGTTTCCGctcctttttttttgaattttcagggGGACGGGGGTGTCCCACCTGAACATTTCATTAAAAGAACAGGGGCAAGCCTCCTGGGGGCAGAATGTTTACATCATTTTGGGATAGACAGCACGGGGTTGACATAGCACAAGGTAAGCTGCAAGGGCGATCAGTCACGAGTCGACGTCTCCCTGTCTATCACTCTTCAGCCTTCCACGCCACAGAGCAGCGTCCTCGCGGCAGCGCTTGAGGAGAAGCGAAAGAGATGGCCGCAGGCCGCGGAACACCACACCGTTCGGATGCTCCCACAAGTGCCAGCAACACAGCAACAGGAAGGTGTCAACCGATGCCTGACCGATGGCCGGAGAGACGTCCAGCAGGTGCAGTGACTTGACCGACGTGCCAAGGAGCAGGACGCCCAGCTTGGTCCAGAAGGAGACGGCGAAGGGGCGGCCGAAGACAAGGTGTTGGGCGGACTGAATTTCTGCTCCGTTTACATCCCTAATTCACCTTGTAGTTATCCTCAGAGCAATAAGAGCATCAAGCTATTAGCTTTATCTTTCCTTTTCCATTTCTCCATCTCTATTTTCGAGTTCTATAAGAACACGTAGCATGATTACACGAGTGACGTTTTTGCAATTATACTGGTTTGTTCTGCAACAACTATAGAAGCACGAAGCAGAGCACATCCGTATTCTAGAAAGTAGTGACCCTCTTAACAACCAAGGGAAGTAAGCCGATGAATTGCTAGGCTGGGATGGGATGGGAATGGGATGGATGGCGTACCAGTGGTGGTGGGTGGTGAGGACGCAGTCGATGTAGGCGCCGACCTCGCTGGCCGCCGCCAGCACCTTCTCCGGCTCCACCGGGTCgacggccgccgccgccttggtgctctcgtcaACGATCCTTGAAAAGAGAATAAACAGGATCTCAAACGGATCTCCGAGCAGAAGCTAAGCAACAAGGGAAGCAAGGTTCAAGATTCGTACAGGTAGGCATAGTTATCCTCCAAGCAAGCCACCGGAATGATCTTCATCCTTCGATTTCTGGAACGAAATCCTGACGGAGAAGAGTGGAAGCAGGCCGGAAGTGAGGAGAGGGTCGTGGAAGGTTTAAGAATGGGGAACAACCGCTTTGGGGAACCAGGGATCCTCTGTATCCGTCAATTTGGTGAACCAGGCCTGCCATCGTTTCTTTTTTCCCCTCTGTCTCCCTCTTTCTTTCTGAAAAATCTACGGAACCAATACAGGCGCCTATCGCTTGTGTAGTTTTATTTAACACAGTATAAacgcaagcactcatatacacgtgcatacataCATTCATCCCTATAAATGTATAcacacatcctacccctatgagcaccttcgaaagactgagccggcatatcatcttgaaatttacaaagtcacctaagcacctcgtcgtcgacgggaacgtctcctttcACTGAATGCGtgtcgccgaaaatcctgaaataaatttaggaataaatgcgagcaccaggctgaaccctggtgggctgggataccacgatccctttaaccatccaaccacatattGGTTCGCATCGTTTGTGTAGTTGTGTATCTGTGTTTCATGACATTTTTTATAAAGAAAATATATTAATATCATGAATATATCAATTACATCCAGCATCTACAAAGTGTGTTTCACGGTATGCCCTAGAAAAAATCTTAAAACCCACCCCTCTCTCTAATATAACATAACAACAATAATAATACACCAATAACATCTTAGCATTATATAGGACGGAGGAGTAATTTCCCTTCTTACTACTGACGAAACGCACATCAATTTACTTTAAAATGCCAAAGCGTTCTTTGACTTGGTCTTTTTACTGGTTTGTCTGTTTTACTATCATCGGCGAGGGCTTTGAAAGTGAAACCCATTGGACATATTTTGGCGACCATTTAGACTATTAGTTATTTACCATCATATTTCTAATGAGTTTTCAAAAAATTGAACATTATTGTGCACAACCTAGTGTATACTAGAGATTCAAATTTTGTAATGTGTACTAGCAATCCATCTTTACAATGCAAGAGAATACAATCATATAACTCTCATCCAGCAAAGTGACATCACACAGGTATTGTTGTCCATTATAATCCTTCATCTTCCGTCTTTCGTCAACATCAATTACGCTATCTTATTTCCCAAGGCTAGTAGGTAAAATTGTGTCTATCATAGCTTGTCACAGAACTAGTTAAGACTTGCTAAACatttaacggtttaaaagtaagtaaaaaatatgaaataaataggggagcctcactccaatataataagatgatccaacggtgtgattgtgaaaatatgcatttatgtgtcctTAGCAAAAAAAACAAGCGTTTCAGCTCACTTcaggatcaatatatattgaaacatttgttctttttgtccaggacacatgcAGTCATATTTTTTCAATCCATCTGTTGGATCATattatattataggtgtgttggtttagtttttttcagaatttttgagaacttttacaccgttgaaaaccttaactagttctgtggcaaactattgtagaaaatcctactccaAGGCCATTAAGCAtaactatttcttttctttttgagagGTGGTGGTGAGGGTGTAACTCCCCTATAATTAAGCTACATTGATCTCATCctaattatgcaatgtcatcttaTTTTGCTAACCATAATTGTCCCTTGATTGAAACCCTagtgaaattcaaattcaaattattatttcttcaaatagtaaataaaaaatgtttgctgggttgcaaatattcactagctAATTGTCATGGGTAAAACCAACATAATTTAAATTATTAAAATGGTCTCAACCTCAGTATAACAGAACCAGCAACACTTAAGTGAGCCATTTAATCTACTAACAAGAAGAGAGATATGGAAGGTACATCTCCATCTACCAACTCCTTCACTGTCTTATCTGATCCTGATTTAATGCTTAGAGCTAGCATGATGGGGGTAATCATTCCTGATGCTTATTTTTCTAAAGTCAACATTATTCAAGAGCTTGAAAATTTTAGAAATAATGCAGTAGAAAAAGATATCTCTGTTGTTAATAACATGTTTATTACTAATGAGAAGGGGGAAGACATCCCCATTAGCCTTAAACGGGGGGATGATTGCAACAGTGGTATTTCTGATTTTACTATGGTTGGGCCTAGAAAGAAAAAGAGTGCTAGGAAGATTCAGACATGTGTGTCTAGACCTAGAACTAGAAGTCAAAAAACAGTGGAGCCCACTGTTGATCCttgtaatgttggggaacgtagtaatttcaaaaaaaatcctacacacacgcaagatcattgtgatgcatatcaatgagaggggagagtgttgtctacgtaccctcgtagactgaaagcggaagcgttatgacaatgcggttcatgtagtcgtatgtcttcacgatcgaccgatcctagtaccgaacgtacggcacctccgcgatctacacacgttcaactcagtgacatcccacgaactcacgatctagtagagcttcgagggagagcttcatcagcacgacggcgtgatgacggtgatgatgaagctaccagaacagggctttgcttaagcaccgttacgatatgaccgaggtggattatggtggaggggggcaccgcacacggctaagggatcaatgatcaacttgtgtgtctatggggtgccccctgaccacgtatataaaggatggagggaggaggaggccgaccctcatagggcgcgccaaaagtgtggagtcctactaggactccctagtcctagtaggattccacctcccacatggaataggaaaaagggaaggaagaaggagaaggaaggaagggggcgcccctttccctagtccaattcggattagtccatggggaaggggcgcggccacccttgatgCCTTTTCTCTCCttccccgtatggcccattaaggctcaatacgaattcccgtaactctccggtactccggaaaatacccgaatcactcggaacctttccgatgtccgaatatagcctttcaatatattgatctttacgtctcgaccatttcgagactcctcatcatgtccccgatctcatccgggactccgaacaaacttcagtcatcaaatcacataactcataatacaaatcgtcacagaatgttaagcgtgcggaccctacgggttcgagaactatgtagacatgactgagacacgtctccagtcaataaccaatagcggaacatggatgcccatattggctcccacatattctacgaagatctttatcggtcaaaccgcataacaacatacgttgttccctttgtcatcggtatgttacttgcccgagattcgatcgtcggtatctcaatacctaattcaatctcgttaccggaaagtctctttactcgttccgtaatacatcatcccgcaactaactcattagttacattgcttgcaaggcttatagtgatgtgcattaccgagagggcccagagatacctctccgacaatcggagtgacaaatcctaatcttgatctatgccaactcaacaagtaccattggagacacctatagagcacctttataatcacccatttacgttgtgacatttggcagcacacaaagtgttcctccagtattcgggagttgcataatctcatagtcataggaacatgtataagtcatgaagaaagcaatagcaacaaactaaacgatcatcgtgctaagctaacggatgggtcaagtcaatgacatcattctctaatgatgtgatcccattaatcaaatgacaactcatgtctatggtttaggaaacataaccattattgattcaacgagctactcaagtagaggcaaactactgacactctgtttgtctatgtattcacacatgtactaagtttccggttaatacaattctagcatgaataataaacatttatcatgatataaggaaatataaataacaactttattatttcctctagggcatatttccttcagtctcccacttgcactagagtcaataatctagttcacatcgtcatgtgatttaacaccaatagttcacatctttatgtgattagttcacatctccatgtgactaacacacaaagggtttactagagtcaataatctagttcacatcgctatgtgattaacacccaaagagtgatcatgttttgcttgtgagagaagtttagtctgtgggtctgcaacattcagatccgtatgtatttcgcaaatttctatgtctacaatgctctgcacggagctactctagctaattgctcccactttcaatatgtatctagatcgagacttagagtcatctagatcggtgccaaaagcttgcatcaacgtaactctttacgacgaactctttgtcacctccatgaccaagaaatatttccttagtcctctaaggataattttgaccgctatccagtg from Triticum aestivum cultivar Chinese Spring chromosome 4A, IWGSC CS RefSeq v2.1, whole genome shotgun sequence harbors:
- the LOC123083773 gene encoding uncharacterized protein, producing the protein MKEEETKKKKKMMSAKKRSMSGKGKRRSARLLKLEEQKNDDKDGGCILDPWHIIRNSFSCAAQGKRKRNDQVQGEASCGQEIDAAYTDNMSGKDATSEQIIDYILNMLELRDRLELFAMPDDIQVGDCTERVERPGDFATLRQKNTDGTYKTLEQFEKDVYMVFQKAMSINSQDTIPYKEAVALLDQAKQVFLSLKKNRMYSESDLLAWRHKQLDAGPSKAARDQQGGDAAVTPAQQRPSITPLRKKAGEKKHQIGKGGIRSTPSPVKRARKGFAAATTEPGGARELKRRLTYNDVAGRATPVTLPPPAFRDGQATVVYVCKIYSTTPIVGVTIMDAWELKQVLVQQHAQVQGGHTYQESLRRYVRDAGLKARLATEFKILECDTRGRHNPSPASYWNGFAPNAGTYYPSSAAAAASTALRTMSPASGGERPFPDCKLETDDLLSLVMLMGTPAFLERAKHMFGYTAAEDSSKVTRAAGDAKVAVTEAPQTSEPGDPAAATFGPFAPPKLPLSRLGFSQFAGSSAQPFMVKSNSAGEKRRE
- the LOC123085775 gene encoding hydroxyacylglutathione hydrolase cytoplasmic isoform X1; translation: MKIIPVACLEDNYAYLIVDESTKAAAAVDPVEPEKVLAAASEVGAYIDCVLTTHHHWDHAGGNEKMRLLVPGIKVYGGSMDNVKGCTDQVENGTKLSIGKEIEILCLHTPCHTKGHISYYVTSKEEEDPAVFTGDTLFIAGCGRFFEGTAEQMYQSLCVTLGSLPKSTRVYCGHEYTVKSLQFMLTVEPENEKMKQKLEWAQKQREANQPTVPSTIGDEFEINTFMRVDLPEIQAKFGAKSAVEALRTVRNIKDTWKGGVYSRAML
- the LOC123085775 gene encoding hydroxyacylglutathione hydrolase cytoplasmic isoform X2, encoding MKIIPVACLEDNYAYLIVDESTKAAAAVDPVEPEKVLAAASEVGAYIDCVLTTHHHWDHAGGNEKMRLLVPGIKVYGGSMDNVKGCTDQVENGTKLSIGKEIEILCLHTPCHTKGHISYYVTSKEEEDPAVFTGDTLFIAGCGRFFEGTAEQMYQSLCVTLGSLPKSTRVYCGHEYTVKSLQFMLTVEPENEKMKQKLEWAQKQREANQPTVPSTIGDEFEINTFMRVDLPEIQAKFGAKSAVEALRTVRNIKDTWKG